One part of the Thermococcus radiotolerans genome encodes these proteins:
- a CDS encoding DUF7411 family protein, translated as MCLIAGGIGEGLRDRFVRMILAGKHRGEDSFGVWTDTGVFKSEDFSRVAEIPDGRVGLIQCRLAMTGSLGYTQPFYNDLALVHNGEIYNHPHLREYLEEKGASFETDVDSEVILRLIEHLLGEGLSVEAAVRKAMLMLEGDYAVAFSDGERIYLFRDPVGIRPLYYSPRGFFASERKVLWAIGEEAIPVEPGELVVISRRGVERRKVFTLTELRRATLTPEGAKRALLNVLEHAVRVRVGKRTGVLFSGGLDSALIALLASRYSDVVLYTAGAEGSPDLEWARKASELLGLPLREYVFDLDDVREAVPRVIFAIEEPNAMNLAIGIPLYFATRLAGGEGCRLLLSGQGADELFGGYAKYLRDPALMERDLLEMGERNLARDDKIAMLNSVEGRVPFLDLAVVSVALGTPVSAKIENGVRKAILRKTAGELGLPREIVEREKKAAQYGSHAQKLLEKLAKRENLTLSGYAQKAFREVFKRE; from the coding sequence ATGTGTCTGATAGCCGGAGGAATCGGTGAAGGTTTGAGAGACAGGTTCGTGAGGATGATACTCGCCGGAAAGCACAGGGGAGAGGACTCCTTCGGTGTGTGGACCGACACAGGAGTGTTCAAATCGGAAGACTTCTCGCGCGTTGCCGAGATCCCGGACGGGAGGGTTGGCCTCATTCAGTGCAGGCTGGCGATGACCGGCTCCTTGGGATACACTCAGCCCTTCTACAACGACCTCGCCCTCGTCCACAACGGGGAGATCTACAACCACCCCCATCTGAGGGAGTACCTGGAGGAAAAAGGCGCATCCTTCGAGACGGACGTCGACAGCGAGGTAATCCTCAGGCTCATCGAGCACCTGCTTGGGGAAGGACTGTCCGTGGAGGCGGCCGTAAGAAAAGCCATGCTCATGCTTGAGGGCGACTACGCGGTGGCTTTCAGCGACGGGGAGAGGATATACCTCTTCCGCGATCCCGTGGGGATAAGGCCTCTCTACTATTCCCCAAGAGGTTTCTTCGCATCGGAGAGAAAGGTTCTCTGGGCTATAGGCGAGGAAGCGATTCCCGTGGAGCCCGGTGAGCTCGTTGTAATCTCCCGGCGGGGTGTGGAGAGAAGGAAGGTTTTCACGCTCACGGAGCTGAGGAGGGCAACCCTAACGCCGGAAGGGGCAAAGCGCGCACTTTTGAACGTTCTGGAGCACGCCGTGAGGGTCCGGGTCGGAAAGAGAACCGGAGTCCTGTTCTCAGGGGGGCTGGACAGCGCGCTAATCGCCCTTCTGGCGTCCCGCTACTCCGATGTCGTCCTGTACACCGCCGGCGCCGAGGGCAGTCCGGACCTAGAGTGGGCCAGAAAAGCCAGCGAGCTTCTCGGACTTCCCCTCCGGGAGTACGTTTTTGACTTGGATGACGTCCGTGAGGCCGTTCCTAGAGTGATCTTCGCAATAGAGGAGCCGAACGCAATGAATCTCGCGATAGGCATCCCCCTGTACTTCGCCACGAGGCTCGCGGGTGGAGAGGGCTGCAGGCTCCTCCTGAGCGGGCAGGGGGCGGATGAGCTGTTCGGCGGCTATGCGAAGTACCTCAGGGACCCGGCGCTGATGGAGAGGGACCTCCTCGAGATGGGGGAGAGGAACCTGGCCAGGGACGACAAGATAGCCATGCTCAACTCCGTTGAGGGGCGCGTGCCATTCCTTGACCTGGCGGTCGTGTCCGTCGCTCTGGGAACACCGGTAAGTGCAAAGATTGAGAACGGCGTCAGGAAGGCCATTCTCAGAAAGACGGCCGGCGAGCTCGGTCTGCCGAGGGAGATAGTCGAGCGCGAGAAGAAGGCCGCCCAGTACGGAAGCCACGCTCAAAAACTCCTCGAAAAGCTGGCGAAGAGAGAAAACCTGACCCTGAGCGGATACGCCCAAAAAGCCTTCAGAGAGGTTTTTAAACGCGAGTAA